Proteins from a genomic interval of Rubinisphaera italica:
- a CDS encoding sensor histidine kinase, translating to MKLAAKLILVFLFGVFAIVSVFTWQTLRRQNDWEVERRTAHASDIADALTPTIKQAYEEGGTITVKRALEVSTRQLDGPEVRWVDGKDTSSQLTQTTSRETSSISITDANGNRKAYSYIPIPLGESDSGTVEVSEPLEEQDAFTRGSVIRSLMSLLGVAAFSGVVIYFGGIQLIGKPLNRLVVQVKQIGEGQLDQTPVVTSHDELGRLAIAISEMSRRIHQQLNTIRHTNRLGTIGTLSAGIAHELGTPLNVISGRAGLIKSGKLTTEEIVHSAETIQSEANRMTTIIRQLLDFSRQKSAPYSSIDLNGVIRRTCDLMQTLTEKANIQLATNLPAETLYIDGDVAQIQQVLSNLITNAIAAMPNGGMITINLQKNSQDEIQIQVIDSGVGIELADVNQVFEPFYTTKDVGQGTGLGLSIAYGIVREHSGEIQVSSNPETGTTFTITFPASDSNSVIQEVSKS from the coding sequence ATGAAACTTGCCGCCAAATTGATCCTGGTCTTTCTCTTCGGCGTTTTCGCGATTGTCTCTGTCTTTACCTGGCAAACGCTCAGGCGACAAAATGACTGGGAGGTCGAGCGACGTACTGCTCATGCTTCCGATATCGCTGATGCACTTACTCCTACGATCAAGCAGGCTTACGAAGAGGGAGGGACGATTACAGTCAAACGTGCTCTGGAGGTATCGACTCGTCAACTGGATGGTCCGGAGGTCCGCTGGGTTGATGGCAAGGATACGAGTTCTCAACTGACTCAGACGACATCCCGGGAAACGTCCAGTATTTCCATTACCGATGCCAATGGAAATCGTAAGGCTTATTCGTACATTCCAATTCCCCTGGGGGAAAGCGACTCGGGAACAGTTGAGGTTTCAGAACCACTCGAAGAGCAGGATGCGTTTACCCGAGGGTCGGTCATCAGATCCCTCATGTCGCTATTGGGGGTAGCCGCCTTTTCGGGAGTTGTGATTTACTTTGGTGGCATCCAACTGATTGGAAAGCCACTGAATCGATTGGTGGTGCAGGTTAAGCAAATCGGTGAAGGCCAACTCGATCAAACTCCAGTCGTTACGAGTCACGATGAACTTGGAAGACTGGCCATCGCGATCAGCGAGATGAGTCGCCGCATCCACCAGCAGTTGAACACGATTCGGCATACAAACCGACTCGGTACGATTGGCACCCTGTCTGCCGGAATTGCTCACGAACTCGGCACGCCATTGAACGTTATCTCTGGTCGTGCAGGACTGATCAAAAGTGGAAAGTTGACTACAGAGGAAATCGTCCATAGTGCGGAAACGATTCAGTCGGAAGCGAATCGGATGACGACGATCATTCGACAACTGCTCGATTTTTCCAGGCAGAAATCAGCCCCCTATTCCTCGATTGACTTGAATGGTGTCATTCGTCGAACTTGTGATTTGATGCAAACCCTGACTGAAAAAGCCAACATCCAACTTGCCACTAATCTGCCTGCTGAAACGCTATACATCGACGGTGATGTTGCTCAAATTCAGCAAGTCCTGTCCAATCTGATCACCAACGCTATCGCCGCGATGCCCAACGGTGGGATGATCACAATCAATTTACAGAAAAACTCCCAGGACGAAATCCAGATTCAAGTGATTGACTCGGGCGTCGGTATTGAACTGGCCGATGTCAATCAGGTGTTCGAACCATTCTACACGACCAAAGATGTGGGGCAGGGGACTGGACTGGGATTGTCGATTGCCTATGGTATCGTTCGAGAACATTCTGGCGAGATCCAGGTTTCTTCCAATCCCGAGACCGGCACAACATTCACGATCACATTCCCAGCGTCCGATTCGAATTCTGTGATTCAAGAGGTCAGCAAATCATGA
- a CDS encoding phospho-sugar mutase, which translates to MNPPSVSKCKTIVKNAVTAKLLTSGAAKNIKRWLSEPQYAEYVDPIIELIEAEQFGKLDALFWEVISFGTGGRRGPMADFGSATINPRTIAESAHGLATYLKQSGINGSNHAVVTCDSRNRSMEFARLTACVFAAHGLKVSFFPVPRSTPELSFAVRYLKCDIGVMISASHNPPADNGFKAYWNTGGQVLPPHDKGIVDCVYDAGEIPVVDFDAGIQSGSIEILDEKIDEAYHAAVLGMSLSDSRDLNAIYTPLHGVGETACFQILKKAGFEGVQILECQREPNGNFPNVDQHMPNPERTEVFKEGIEKANEVNASVILASDPDADRLGVCVRNSAGQFVHLTGNQIGSLIVDYILRKRSENGTLSPEHFVVETLVTTPLIGAISHAHNVKCIDDLLVGFKYIGEAMDAGGPEKFVFGAEESLGFLAGTYARDKDAGIASLYICETAAELQQQGKSLLDRLDELYKKHGYFLEGQKSQVCTGSSGKAQINALMHAFRVSPPTELGGIALNSVRDFERHQIRSLPENLEISDLPAPSGNLLFFEAATETKSVRIAVRPSGTEPKIKFYLFVSSKVGQNILDDVKVETKEVYQSVQADLMKWIEIQLATNS; encoded by the coding sequence ATGAATCCTCCAAGCGTCTCAAAGTGTAAAACAATCGTGAAGAATGCTGTGACGGCTAAGCTGTTGACTAGTGGTGCAGCGAAAAATATTAAACGCTGGTTGTCGGAGCCGCAATATGCCGAATATGTCGATCCAATCATAGAATTGATTGAGGCCGAACAGTTCGGCAAACTGGATGCACTGTTCTGGGAAGTGATCTCATTCGGCACGGGAGGGCGTCGCGGACCCATGGCCGATTTCGGATCCGCCACAATCAATCCCCGCACAATTGCTGAGTCTGCTCACGGTCTGGCGACGTATCTGAAACAGTCAGGAATCAATGGCAGTAATCATGCGGTTGTGACATGCGATTCCCGCAATCGTTCCATGGAATTTGCCCGCCTGACAGCCTGTGTGTTTGCCGCTCATGGTTTGAAAGTCTCCTTCTTTCCTGTTCCCCGCTCCACTCCCGAACTCTCCTTCGCCGTCAGATATCTCAAATGTGATATCGGGGTCATGATTTCCGCTTCACACAATCCACCTGCCGATAACGGTTTCAAAGCCTACTGGAACACCGGCGGTCAGGTTCTGCCTCCGCACGACAAAGGGATTGTCGATTGCGTTTACGATGCCGGTGAGATTCCCGTCGTTGACTTTGATGCGGGGATTCAGTCGGGAAGTATTGAAATCCTCGATGAAAAAATAGACGAGGCCTACCATGCCGCGGTCCTTGGAATGTCCCTGTCAGATTCACGAGACCTGAATGCAATCTACACTCCTTTGCATGGAGTTGGTGAAACGGCCTGCTTTCAAATCCTGAAAAAAGCCGGGTTTGAAGGTGTTCAGATTCTCGAATGTCAGCGTGAGCCGAACGGCAACTTTCCGAATGTCGATCAACACATGCCCAATCCGGAGCGGACTGAAGTCTTCAAGGAAGGTATTGAGAAAGCCAACGAAGTTAACGCTTCTGTGATTCTCGCTTCCGATCCCGATGCCGATCGGTTGGGAGTTTGTGTGCGCAATTCGGCTGGTCAGTTTGTGCATTTGACAGGCAATCAAATCGGCTCGCTGATTGTCGATTACATTTTGAGAAAACGCTCAGAAAACGGGACGTTATCTCCCGAACATTTCGTCGTTGAAACTCTGGTTACAACTCCGCTGATCGGAGCAATTTCTCATGCCCACAATGTCAAATGTATCGATGACCTGCTCGTCGGATTCAAATACATTGGCGAAGCGATGGATGCGGGAGGACCGGAGAAGTTTGTGTTTGGAGCTGAAGAGTCTCTCGGATTTCTCGCCGGAACTTACGCCCGCGATAAAGATGCCGGAATCGCATCACTTTACATTTGCGAAACTGCAGCAGAACTGCAACAGCAGGGAAAGAGCCTGCTCGATCGTCTCGATGAACTCTACAAAAAGCATGGTTATTTTCTTGAGGGACAGAAGTCTCAAGTCTGTACAGGCTCAAGTGGAAAAGCTCAGATCAACGCCCTGATGCACGCGTTCCGTGTTTCACCACCCACGGAACTGGGGGGCATTGCACTGAATTCCGTTCGCGATTTCGAGCGGCATCAAATCCGCAGCCTGCCCGAAAACCTGGAGATTTCCGATTTGCCAGCACCGAGTGGCAATCTGCTCTTCTTCGAAGCGGCTACGGAAACAAAGTCCGTTCGCATTGCCGTACGACCTTCAGGAACAGAACCGAAAATTAAATTCTATCTCTTCGTCAGTTCAAAGGTTGGCCAAAATATTCTGGACGACGTGAAAGTCGAGACCAAAGAAGTTTATCAATCCGTCCAGGCAGATTTGATGAAATGGATCGAAATTCAGCTCGCAACGAATTCATGA
- a CDS encoding putative zinc-binding metallopeptidase produces MKISECQCGNRIFFNNIQCLACERTIGLCDCCHSLTSFTKSSDNTYQCDQKNCGKEVVFCSNRTAAICNSMILPESTQLCHWCEFTSVHPDTSQLENIQRWAELERAKRQLLFQLEWLDFPPYLGETGAEFPLEFQFLAPQTDDTGKQIPVYTGHANGVITINLMEADRVFRERTRLELNEPQRTLIGHMRHEIGHYIDIFYIQKVAAEKYAEVFGDPNAVSYGDAKDLYYKQGAPDNWAENYVSAYATMHPMEDMAETMNVYLDLISIARTANVFHYSKIDISPRANIDKFVQDTLKVAVVVSEFNSDLGLMPLLPEQLPQSVVDKIGFIHSLRGSNSNGDSPPTRPRFFFHRKKAEPQVQ; encoded by the coding sequence ATGAAAATCAGTGAATGTCAATGTGGTAATCGGATCTTCTTTAATAACATCCAGTGTCTGGCATGTGAGAGGACGATTGGTCTTTGCGATTGTTGCCATTCTTTGACGAGCTTTACGAAGTCATCAGACAATACCTATCAGTGCGATCAAAAAAACTGCGGTAAAGAAGTTGTTTTTTGCTCAAATCGGACTGCAGCAATCTGCAATTCGATGATCTTGCCAGAATCCACCCAACTCTGTCACTGGTGCGAGTTTACGAGCGTTCATCCCGATACGAGCCAGCTTGAAAATATTCAGCGATGGGCAGAATTGGAGCGAGCCAAACGGCAACTACTTTTCCAGTTGGAATGGCTGGATTTCCCGCCTTATCTGGGAGAAACAGGCGCAGAGTTTCCGCTCGAATTTCAGTTTCTGGCTCCTCAAACTGATGATACCGGCAAGCAAATTCCAGTGTACACAGGGCATGCCAATGGTGTGATCACAATCAATCTGATGGAAGCAGATCGTGTATTTCGGGAACGGACCCGGCTAGAACTCAATGAACCACAGCGAACGCTCATCGGCCACATGCGGCACGAAATCGGTCATTACATTGATATTTTTTATATTCAGAAAGTGGCCGCTGAAAAATATGCGGAAGTTTTTGGAGACCCCAATGCCGTCTCCTATGGAGATGCCAAAGACCTCTACTATAAACAGGGCGCTCCTGATAACTGGGCGGAGAATTATGTCTCTGCCTATGCCACAATGCATCCGATGGAAGATATGGCTGAGACGATGAATGTTTATCTGGATTTGATATCGATTGCCCGGACAGCCAATGTGTTTCATTATTCCAAGATCGATATCTCTCCACGAGCGAATATCGACAAGTTTGTGCAGGACACCCTCAAGGTCGCAGTCGTCGTGAGTGAGTTCAATTCCGACCTGGGTCTGATGCCTCTGCTGCCCGAGCAACTTCCTCAGTCAGTCGTTGATAAAATTGGCTTTATCCACAGCCTGAGAGGAAGCAACTCCAACGGAGATTCGCCACCGACGCGTCCTAGGTTTTTCTTTCATCGCAAAAAGGCCGAGCCTCAGGTGCAGTAG
- a CDS encoding Bax inhibitor-1/YccA family protein, whose translation MSYSNEYESFGGSPFAIDAARDERAAFIRKTYAHLAGAIVVFAGLLYIFCNTPAIRDPLLNLMMGGQWFIVLAAFIGVSWLADWWAHRSTSLTTQYAGLMLYTVAEAVIFVPLVYYAWFMLGKPEMIAQAGFLTLVTFGGLTAFVFISGADFSFLRGFLMLAGVLAMGAIVVSIFFPMGDGFGLIFTIAMLGLSAGYILYDTSNVLHHYRTDQHVAASLALFASVALMFWYMIRLLMYLQSND comes from the coding sequence ATGAGTTACTCGAACGAATACGAATCGTTTGGTGGCAGTCCCTTTGCGATTGATGCCGCACGTGATGAACGAGCTGCGTTTATTCGTAAAACATATGCCCATCTTGCAGGAGCAATCGTCGTATTTGCAGGTCTGCTTTACATCTTCTGCAATACACCCGCCATCCGGGATCCACTCCTAAATTTGATGATGGGCGGACAATGGTTCATTGTACTGGCGGCCTTTATCGGCGTCAGCTGGCTGGCGGACTGGTGGGCTCACCGCAGCACTTCTTTGACTACGCAGTATGCGGGCCTGATGCTTTACACAGTTGCCGAGGCAGTCATCTTCGTCCCTCTGGTTTATTATGCATGGTTTATGCTTGGTAAGCCGGAAATGATAGCCCAGGCAGGCTTCCTGACATTGGTAACATTCGGTGGTTTGACCGCCTTTGTATTCATCAGTGGAGCCGATTTCTCATTCCTGCGTGGTTTCCTGATGCTGGCCGGTGTGCTCGCCATGGGCGCGATTGTGGTTTCCATCTTTTTCCCAATGGGAGATGGTTTTGGTCTGATCTTCACCATCGCCATGCTGGGATTGAGTGCCGGTTACATTCTGTATGATACTTCCAATGTGCTGCACCATTACCGCACGGATCAACATGTTGCCGCTTCGCTGGCTTTGTTTGCCTCCGTTGCCTTGATGTTCTGGTACATGATTCGTCTGCTCATGTATCTGCAGAGTAACGACTAA
- a CDS encoding BatD family protein produces the protein MKTLLCAIAITAAMSTVVTAGEVDVRLSTREAYVGQPIVLQLAIMNSKDYEQPTLPSIDGCDIRSAGTPSQSSQITIVNGRRSEKRSVTMQYLITPRREGSFTIPALSLKVDGTNKTTDPISFVATKSETGDLLFVEIEGRQDKVFVGQPLDLTLKIWIKPFRDARADITLSEGDMWNMISKSTSWGGFAERMQELAENNQRPAGHEVLRDDADGNQRSYYLYEVNATIYPKRAGKIEADDVQIVVNYPTALGKSRSPFGDLFDDDLLDRNSSMSRMLQDDFFNSAFGNRLTVAGARPIVGNVSVDATEVLPVPLEGRPENYRGAVGRYRIITHATPDEVAAGDPITLNIGIAGNGPMDLIQAPPLSEDPELTKDFKVTDEPLAGYVQKDTKLFSTTIRPRREGITEIPAIGFSFFDPETEKYETVTSAPISISVTKAETLSLDDIVGNAHRAHADDSNTAVNDNLPDLNNHTASSVLVSQTVKRSFNDWWIMFVVVPPMIWMFAMLTRYQGTVYRQLPSFRSQKTQCLIGIDKASDQPEIDAAIIRYLLRMSRGNRKLEVFSSDTQTLKSHQSEAVGTLRLTGLYQVAGEVETFLTRNSDNAQASLEESKMKAAQLVEEIDTAMQSNQKSRVKAPKSRIGKVAVQRPLGLLFAFALVASAQTVSAADAVALSTTQQQALLTEANEAYATGIEKSQTDAADAKELFSNAGRKYQLLIDSNIQNADLFINLGNTCLQTGQLGSAIANYEKALQLEPNNRQAIKNLNYANTKIENASSVIKEESWSLRGWNNALVGLAGERTITWTLAISSVLFWGLLILRLYLRTAPVWQFALLPLSLLIVSGASVAMTQTNPQQAWNAVIISDHVSLHAGDGDQFDQVFTVESAQGQRVETLAQRGDWCMIKTTDGHTGWIHARDVEIIKTI, from the coding sequence ATGAAAACTCTTCTGTGCGCAATCGCAATTACGGCAGCTATGTCGACAGTTGTCACCGCTGGCGAGGTCGATGTCCGGCTTTCCACGCGTGAAGCTTATGTCGGTCAGCCGATTGTTCTGCAACTGGCCATAATGAACTCGAAAGATTATGAACAGCCAACTTTGCCGAGCATTGACGGATGTGATATTCGATCGGCTGGAACACCTTCACAAAGCTCTCAAATCACGATCGTGAATGGTCGGCGCAGCGAAAAACGGAGTGTGACCATGCAGTATTTGATCACGCCCCGTCGGGAGGGAAGTTTCACCATTCCAGCATTGTCTTTAAAAGTCGATGGTACTAATAAAACGACCGATCCGATTTCGTTTGTGGCTACCAAAAGCGAAACTGGAGATTTGCTGTTTGTTGAAATTGAAGGTCGCCAGGACAAAGTCTTTGTTGGTCAACCGCTCGACTTGACATTGAAGATCTGGATCAAACCGTTTCGGGATGCCCGGGCTGACATCACACTGAGTGAAGGGGATATGTGGAATATGATTTCCAAGTCCACCTCGTGGGGGGGCTTTGCGGAGCGGATGCAGGAACTGGCTGAGAACAATCAACGCCCCGCTGGGCATGAAGTGCTGCGTGATGATGCAGACGGCAATCAGCGAAGTTATTACCTCTATGAAGTTAACGCCACGATATATCCGAAACGAGCCGGGAAGATCGAGGCGGATGATGTGCAGATTGTTGTCAACTACCCGACCGCGCTGGGTAAGTCCCGTTCACCGTTTGGAGATCTATTCGATGACGATTTGCTCGACCGCAATTCTTCCATGTCGCGAATGTTGCAGGATGATTTCTTCAATTCCGCATTTGGGAATCGCCTGACTGTTGCGGGGGCTCGACCTATTGTGGGAAATGTGAGCGTGGATGCCACGGAAGTTCTGCCCGTTCCACTCGAAGGTCGTCCAGAAAATTACCGGGGAGCAGTGGGGCGATACCGCATCATCACTCATGCGACTCCTGATGAAGTCGCAGCTGGTGATCCGATCACTCTGAATATCGGCATTGCGGGGAATGGTCCGATGGATTTAATCCAGGCTCCTCCGTTGTCTGAAGATCCGGAATTGACAAAAGATTTTAAGGTGACTGATGAGCCTCTGGCGGGCTATGTTCAAAAAGATACGAAGCTATTTTCAACAACAATCCGTCCTCGTCGTGAAGGGATCACGGAAATCCCTGCGATTGGATTCAGCTTTTTTGATCCAGAGACAGAGAAGTACGAGACCGTAACCAGCGCCCCAATTTCGATTTCGGTTACCAAAGCAGAAACACTTTCTCTGGATGACATTGTGGGGAACGCTCATCGTGCTCATGCCGATGACAGCAACACAGCGGTGAATGACAATCTGCCTGACTTGAATAATCACACCGCCTCCTCCGTACTGGTTTCACAGACAGTTAAGAGGTCATTCAATGACTGGTGGATAATGTTTGTTGTTGTGCCTCCCATGATCTGGATGTTTGCAATGCTCACTCGATATCAAGGAACAGTCTATCGTCAATTGCCTAGTTTCAGATCTCAGAAAACTCAATGTCTGATTGGAATCGATAAGGCTTCTGACCAACCTGAAATTGATGCCGCGATCATCCGCTATCTTTTGCGTATGAGCAGGGGAAACAGAAAACTCGAAGTTTTCAGCAGTGATACTCAGACTCTGAAAAGTCATCAAAGTGAAGCTGTCGGCACCTTGCGATTGACTGGCTTGTATCAGGTCGCAGGTGAAGTCGAAACATTCCTGACAAGGAACTCCGACAACGCACAGGCATCACTCGAAGAATCGAAAATGAAAGCGGCACAACTCGTCGAGGAGATTGATACGGCCATGCAATCGAACCAGAAATCCCGGGTGAAGGCCCCAAAATCACGGATCGGAAAAGTCGCAGTGCAGCGTCCACTTGGGTTGCTGTTCGCATTCGCTCTGGTTGCTTCCGCACAGACTGTTTCCGCAGCCGATGCGGTGGCGTTGTCAACGACTCAACAACAAGCACTTCTGACGGAAGCGAACGAGGCTTATGCAACCGGCATCGAAAAATCGCAGACGGACGCAGCCGATGCAAAGGAACTGTTTTCCAACGCAGGCCGCAAATATCAGTTGCTCATTGACAGCAACATTCAGAATGCCGATTTGTTCATCAATCTGGGTAACACCTGCCTGCAAACGGGTCAGCTGGGTAGTGCGATTGCCAATTATGAAAAAGCGTTACAGCTCGAACCGAATAACCGCCAGGCGATCAAAAATCTGAACTATGCCAACACGAAGATCGAAAACGCTTCTTCAGTGATCAAAGAGGAATCGTGGTCTCTGCGAGGCTGGAATAATGCGCTCGTTGGACTGGCTGGCGAACGTACTATCACCTGGACTCTGGCAATTTCTTCGGTCCTGTTTTGGGGATTACTAATCTTGAGACTTTACCTGCGGACTGCCCCTGTCTGGCAGTTTGCGTTGCTGCCGTTATCGTTACTGATTGTGTCTGGTGCATCTGTTGCAATGACTCAGACCAATCCACAGCAGGCCTGGAATGCAGTCATCATTTCGGATCATGTCAGTTTGCATGCAGGTGATGGAGATCAATTCGATCAAGTTTTTACGGTTGAATCTGCACAGGGGCAGCGTGTGGAAACTCTCGCACAACGCGGCGACTGGTGCATGATCAAAACCACAGACGGTCACACAGGTTGGATCCATGCACGTGATGTGGAAATCATCAAAACAATATGA
- a CDS encoding sigma-54-dependent transcriptional regulator, translating to MTQKTKSYQVMIVDDERNMCELIETDLRLRGISSRWYTSAQDAMEAIHEYEFEVILTDVRMPVTTGLQLCEQLTQNRPDIPVVVMTAFGSMETAVNAMRSGAYDFITKPIEMDLLAITLQRAIQHRRLTEQVRLLESNHNSAAMFGDILGQSPVMRKLYDHLSQVASSDAAVLITGESGTGKELVARSIHAGSRRSDKPFVAINCAAINENLLESELFGHVKGAFTDARGERKGLFIEAEGGTLLLDEMGELPLSMQAKLLRALEERKIRPVGSDKEFPFNVRVLTATNRDLETAVSEGRFREDLYYRVNVIKIELPPLRSRGADILRLAEYFLKQFASSEKKPISGLADGVAEKLFSYSWPGNVRELRNVMERAVALTRYDKITVEDLPEKIRNFKGGTVFIGGLDPEELVSMEEIERRYITHVLEAVDGNQTQAARILGLDRKTIYRKLKQSEDQDMK from the coding sequence ATGACTCAGAAGACGAAATCCTACCAGGTGATGATCGTCGACGACGAACGGAATATGTGTGAATTGATCGAGACCGACTTACGTCTTCGCGGCATTTCCAGCCGTTGGTACACTTCGGCTCAGGATGCGATGGAAGCGATTCACGAATACGAATTTGAAGTCATCCTGACCGATGTTCGGATGCCGGTCACAACGGGCCTGCAGTTGTGTGAACAACTCACACAAAACCGACCGGATATTCCGGTCGTTGTCATGACGGCATTCGGATCGATGGAGACTGCGGTCAATGCAATGCGATCCGGTGCGTATGATTTCATTACGAAGCCCATCGAGATGGACCTGCTTGCGATCACTTTGCAACGTGCCATCCAACATCGTCGACTGACAGAACAGGTTCGGCTCCTCGAATCCAACCATAACAGTGCGGCTATGTTTGGTGATATTCTGGGGCAAAGCCCGGTGATGCGGAAGTTATACGATCATCTTTCGCAGGTCGCCTCTTCCGATGCGGCTGTGCTGATCACTGGTGAAAGCGGGACTGGTAAAGAACTGGTGGCCCGTTCCATCCATGCCGGAAGCCGTCGCTCCGACAAACCCTTTGTGGCGATTAACTGTGCCGCGATTAATGAGAATTTGCTGGAAAGTGAATTGTTCGGCCACGTCAAAGGCGCTTTTACCGACGCCCGGGGAGAACGAAAAGGGCTGTTTATTGAAGCCGAAGGCGGGACATTGCTGCTGGATGAAATGGGCGAGTTGCCTCTCTCGATGCAGGCAAAACTTTTGCGTGCCTTGGAAGAACGCAAAATTCGACCCGTCGGAAGTGATAAAGAATTCCCCTTCAATGTCAGAGTGCTCACTGCCACGAATCGCGATTTGGAGACTGCGGTTTCGGAAGGACGTTTCCGAGAAGATCTGTATTATCGGGTCAACGTCATTAAAATTGAACTTCCCCCACTTCGTTCCCGCGGAGCAGATATTCTGCGTTTAGCCGAGTACTTCCTGAAACAATTTGCATCCAGCGAGAAAAAACCAATTTCCGGATTGGCGGATGGAGTTGCAGAGAAACTCTTCAGTTATTCCTGGCCGGGCAATGTTCGGGAATTACGCAATGTCATGGAGAGAGCAGTTGCCCTGACGCGTTACGATAAAATTACCGTTGAAGATTTGCCAGAAAAGATCCGCAACTTTAAAGGAGGCACCGTCTTCATTGGAGGCCTCGATCCCGAAGAACTTGTCTCAATGGAAGAAATCGAACGCCGCTACATTACACACGTTCTGGAAGCTGTCGACGGCAACCAAACCCAAGCCGCCCGCATATTGGGTCTCGACCGGAAGACGATCTATCGAAAGCTGAAACAGTCAGAGGATCAAGATATGAAGTGA
- a CDS encoding DMT family transporter — protein MTDYPFHLLLPLIASLLFVGGLIFVKRLTIAGVTPWTVAFLSNQCAAVFFTAYWFVGGPGQPWFMLWQPAIIAALYVMGLSFTFLAIERGDVSVATPVFGVKVLFVAILVTLTTAKQLTAIMWLAAILAVAGIVLIQWTGPSGNRKKLFLAIGFALSAAMSFATFDVLVQKWAPAWGAGRFLPIVYWMVAVFSVVLLKGFQLHKVKDRSLRFPLIAGSVLIAFQAIFIVSTLSLFGDATRVNIVYATRGLWGVLFAWATALKWGGAEAKVPVRMMLLRLSGAVLLTAAVILALLRG, from the coding sequence GTGACTGATTATCCTTTCCATCTTCTGCTGCCCCTGATTGCGAGTCTTCTGTTTGTTGGAGGTTTGATTTTTGTCAAACGGCTCACCATTGCAGGAGTGACACCCTGGACGGTGGCGTTTTTGTCAAATCAATGTGCGGCGGTCTTCTTTACCGCTTACTGGTTTGTTGGCGGACCGGGGCAGCCATGGTTCATGTTGTGGCAACCCGCAATCATCGCGGCTCTGTATGTGATGGGCTTGAGCTTTACGTTCCTGGCGATCGAACGGGGGGATGTCTCTGTGGCGACGCCGGTGTTTGGTGTCAAAGTTTTGTTCGTGGCGATACTCGTCACATTGACGACGGCCAAACAACTCACTGCGATTATGTGGTTAGCTGCGATTCTGGCTGTCGCTGGAATCGTACTGATTCAATGGACCGGACCGAGTGGCAATCGGAAGAAGTTGTTTCTGGCAATCGGCTTTGCACTTTCAGCGGCCATGTCGTTTGCGACGTTTGATGTGCTCGTGCAGAAATGGGCTCCCGCCTGGGGAGCTGGTCGTTTTCTGCCCATTGTCTACTGGATGGTGGCTGTCTTTTCAGTCGTGCTTCTGAAAGGATTTCAACTTCACAAGGTGAAAGATCGCTCCCTGAGATTCCCCTTAATTGCTGGATCTGTTTTGATTGCTTTTCAGGCGATTTTTATCGTCAGCACGCTCTCTCTATTTGGAGATGCGACCCGGGTCAACATTGTGTATGCCACTCGCGGATTATGGGGCGTTCTGTTTGCCTGGGCGACTGCATTGAAATGGGGGGGAGCGGAAGCAAAGGTTCCCGTCCGAATGATGCTTCTCAGATTATCGGGTGCCGTATTACTGACCGCAGCTGTCATTCTGGCTTTACTTCGCGGTTAA